The Punica granatum isolate Tunisia-2019 chromosome 4, ASM765513v2, whole genome shotgun sequence genome has a window encoding:
- the LOC116202609 gene encoding eukaryotic translation initiation factor 3 subunit J-like produces MEDWEEEQLPPLQSTEQPKIKWDDEDVDDNDVKESWEDEDEPAPAPAPSPPAEKASKKIVPKAAESKGKAADIKGKAVQVAKEEPLDPVAEKLRQQRLVEEADYKSTAELFAKKDDDKTLDNFIPKSESDFLEYAELISYKLRSFEKSFHYIGLLKAVIRHSMTSLKAADAKDVASSVTAIANEKLKAEKEANAGKKKTGAKKKQLHLDKPDDELVVNAYDDMDDYDFM; encoded by the exons ATGGAGGACTGGG AAGAAGAGCAACTTCCACCTTTACAATCGACGGAACAGCCCAAAATCAAATGGGATGATGAAGATGTGGATGACAATGATGTAAAAGAATCAtgggaagatgaagatgaaccagctCCG GCACCTGCACCATCACCGCCTGCTGAAAAGGCTTCAAAGAAGATTGTGCCAAAAGCCGCTGAATCAAAAGGGAAAGCTGCTGATATAAAAGGGAAAGCTGTACAAGTGGCAAAAGAGGAGCCTCTGGATCCTGTTGCCGAGAAACTTCGCCAACAAAG GCTTGTGGAGGAGGCTGATTACAAGTCGACTGCAGAGCTATTCGCAAAGAAAGATGATGACAAGACCTTGGATAATTTTATCCCCAAATCTGAGAGCGACTTCTTGGAGTATGCAGAGCTGATCTCTTACAAGCTTCGTTCCTTTGAG AAAAGCTTTCATTATATTGGTTTGCTCAAGGCTGTTATTAGACATTCTATGACTTCCTTAAAAGCAGCAGACGCCAAAGATGTTGCCTCCTCTGTCACAGCGATCGCTAATGAAAAACTAAAGGCGGAGAAGGAAGCAAACGCCGGTAAAAAGAAGACAG GAGCAAAGAAGAAGCAACTGCATCTCGATAAACCGGATGATGAGCTGGTGGTTAATGCCTATGATGATATGGATGATTATGACTTCATGTGA